The Thermostichus vulcanus str. 'Rupite' genome includes the window CGTACTGGCAAGCAACCGTGGTGGGTATAAGGAGCGTTTCCCATGGCTCATGTGATCGTCATTGGCGCAGGGTTGGGAGGCTTACCCACTGCCTATGAATTGCGGCATCGCTTACCCCAGGGATCCCATCAGGTGACCCTCATTTCCAATACCCCCACGTTTACCTTTATTCCCGCCCTCCCTTGGGTGGCTTTGGGTCTCAAGTCCCTGGCGGATATTCAGGTGCATTTGCCCCAACGAGTCGAAAAAAGGGGGATCCGCTTCGTTAAGGGGGCCGTGACCGATTTGCAACCCCAGGCACACACCCTTAGGGTGAATGGCGAGTCTCTTAGCTACGACTACTTGGTGGTGGCCACCGGGGCGGACTTGGCCTTGGAGGCTGTTCCTGGCTTAGGGCCGGAGCAGGGGTTTACCCAATCGGTGTGTACTCCTCACCATGCCCACTGGGCCCAAAGGGCTTGGGCAGACTTTCTCCAGCAACCAGGGCCTTTGGTGGTAGGAGCGGTGCCGGGAGCCAGTTGTTTTGGCCCGGCCTATGAATTTGCGCTGCTGGCGGATTGGCAATTGCGCCAGAAAGGGCTGCGGGATCAGGTGCCAATTACCTTTATCACCCCTGAACCTTACGCTGGGCATTTGGGCATTGGGGGCATGGCCCATTCCGCAGCATTGGTCAGCCGGTTGATGGCCCAGCGGCAGATCACGGTTTTGGAGAATACCGCCATCGCTCGCATCGAAAAGAATCATCTTTATTTGAACCACGGGGAAGGGATCCCCTTTGCCTACGCCATGCTTCTGCCACCCTTTCGGGGGGCTCCATTCCTGCGAGAAACCCCAGGTTTGACCGATCCACAGGGCTTTCTGCCCGTGACTCCCACCTACCAGCATCCTGACTTTGACACCCTCTACAGTGTGGGGGTTGTCTCCCAATTGGCGCCTCCTGAGAAGACTCCTTTGCCCGTGGGGGTACCCAAAACCGGCCAAATGACTGAGGCAATGGGGATTGCAGTGGCCCACAACATTGCTCTGCGCTTGGGAGTGCTGCAAGGGGATCCGGTGGCCCCGACGCTTGAGGCCATCTGCTTTGCCGACTTTGGAGATACGGGCATTCTCTTTTTGGCGGATCCCGTATTACCCGTGCCGGAACTGGGGCACCGCCGCCGCGCCATTGCCCTGCAGGGGCCTTGGGTCAGTTGGATGAAAACAGCCTTTGAGCAGTATTTTTTGGCCAAGATGCGCTGGGGGTGGGCGGTCCCCTGGTTTGAGCGGCTCAGCCTGCGGGGGGTGGGATTATCGCTGGTGGAACCTCTCCCCAAGCCGGTGGGCGGTTTAACCTCCCCAGGAGTTTGAACACCAGTCTCCAGTCGCGTAGCGTTGCGTAGCAACAGCAACTTTAAGCTCTTCTAAGCTCTTCTCGATTCTTCCTTCATCCCATGAAAACGCAAATTGGTGTACGTCGGCAGCCAACCACCTCAGGCTGGAATTGGGGCAGGGTGGGGTTCGCACTGTTGCTCCTCTCGGTGGGTGGGGTCGGCGGATGGGTACTGGGATCCCGAACCCAATCGGCTCGGACAGGGGTGGTTCCCGACGCTGCTGTTCAAGAAGGTGTGCCCCTTCCCTTCAAGACCGTGGCAGTTAACCCGCAATCGGTCAGTAGCGAGCGGATCCTGGTGGGCAGCTTGGAAGCGGTGGAGAGTGTCAGCCTCAGCAGCCGCATTGTCGGTCGAATTCTGGAGTTTCCGGTTCAAGAGGGCCAGCGGGTTGCGGCCGGATCCCTGATTGCCCGTTTGGATGTGAGTGATGTCCAAGCGGCTTGGCAACAAGCCCAGGCCCAACGACAACAAGCCGAGGCGCAACTGCAACAGGCTCAAGCCAATCGGATTGCCGCCCAAGCTGGACTCAAGGTGGCGGAAGCGCTGCTTCACCAAACACAGGCCCAAAAGCAAGAAGCAGAAGCGGAACTGAGCGAGGCACAACTCCACCAACAGCGGATGCAAGGGTTACAAGCCGAAGGGGCGATCACGCAGGCCCAGTTGGATCAAGCCAGTACGCGGGTGGCCGTGATTCTGGCCCGCATTGCCCAAATCGAGGCAGGGATCCAGCAGGCAGAACAAGGGATTGCCCAAGCCCAAGCCCAAATGGCCCAAGCAGAAAGTGGGATCCCCCAGGCTCAAGCAGCCATTGCCCAGGCCCAAGCTGTGATCGACCAAAGCCAAGCCAATTTGGAGTATGGACGCCTTTTGGCGCCCTTCGATGGGGTGATCACCCGCAAGTATGCAGAGGTGGGATCCCTGGCTGGGCCGGCTCAGCCCCTGGTTCATTTGGAGAGTACCGAGCGGTTGCGATTTTCTGTAACGGTGCCTGAATCTCAGGTATCTCAGATTCAGGTGGGACAGTCGGTACCCATTGCTTTCGATAGCCTGAATCAGACCGTGGAGGGAACGATTCAGCAGATCATCCCCAGTGCGGATCCAGTCGCCAGAACTGTGGTGGTGAAAGTAGACGTGCCAGCCCTAACAGGAGGGATCCCGGGATTGCTGGGGCGACTGACTGTGTTGGGGCCAACCCGACAAGCCCTACTCATCCCACAGGAGAGTGTGGTGGAACAGTTTGGGATCACTGGAGTGTATCGGTGGGTGGCAGGAAAGGCCGTTTTTACTCCCGTTGTGATTGGATCCCGCTATGGAAATCGGGTGGAAATTCACGCAGGGATCCAGCCGGGAGAACAGGTGATTCAGGACGCGACCGCTGTTCAGATAGGATCCCTGTGAGGGGTGCATAAACCCGTTAGACCCGTCTTATTGAGGTTTTGACAACATTCCCCAGATTTTCACAAAGGCAGGCTAGGGTAAAAAGGTCTGGCTAGAAGGCTGTTTTTTCACCCCAATCCAGTTGTCCAGTCTCGATAGTGGAGGGTCTGATCATGAGCTTAATCGGCAACATTATCTGGCTGATCTTCGGAGGCTTTCTGACGGCACTGGGCTATATCTTGGGGGGACTCAGTCTCTGCCTGACGATCATCGGCATTCCCTTTGGCTGGCAGAGTATCAAGCTGGGATTTGCGGTACTCACACCCTTCGGTCGAGAGGTGGTGGAGTATCCCGATGCCAATAGCCCGCTGCTGCTGATTTTTAACGTGATCTGGCTGTTGCTGTTCGGTTGGCCCTTGGTGCTGAACCATCTGTTTTGGGCCCTGATTTTGGCGGTCACTATCATCGGGATCCCGTTTGCCAAGCAGCATATGAAGTTGATCATTCTGTCGTTGTTGCCCTTTGGCCGCGATCTGCGCTGAGGGATTGTGTGGACTTGTTTGTGGATTTGTTGAAGGGTGTTTCTGAAATATTCAATCTGCTCGAACTTCCCTGGCAAAACTGCAAGAATGGGACTTATACGAGTTGACTGTGATTTGGATCACGCTTGGCTAGGGGATCCCATCACAGACGGGTTGAGCGGGAAACGAGAGACTAAACCCATTGCAGAACTGTTGCAGAACTAAGGAGGAAGGCCATGCGTATCATTTGGATCGCGGTGGTGGCCAGTGTTTTGGGGCTGTTGGCGGTGATGCCGTTTGCCCAATCGGATCCCCAGGAAGAATGGCTGCACGGAGAACAGTGTGCCACAGATGGGCCGGTTATTTGTCTGGAGTGAATCCTGATCCAGAGATGGGGTTTACTGCGAGCGCAACCATTGGGTGAGCAATACTTCGATGAGTTCCGAGAGATCTTGATCCGCTTCCAACAGGATTCGCTTCACGGCTCGGTGGGTGTCTTTGGGAATATAGGCCGTGAGTTTGACGTACTCAGAGCTGCTGGGCTTGGGGGGGCGAAGGTTTTCGGTGGCCTCCGGTGGTTCGGGGGCAAGCGTGGTGTCGGGAATTTTGTAGGCTTGGGCGCTTAACTTTTTCGGGGCAGGACGGGATGGGATCCCTTCCGGTTGCATAGCCAAGAGGCGCTCAAACTTGCTCATGACAGAATCTCCCCACCGACAGCGACATAATCTGACCAGGCTTGTTTGGCTCGCGCTTCTGGGATCTCGTTAATGCAAACCCCCTCTAGGGCAGCCCGTTGAAAGGCCACGGTGCGGCGAATGGAATTTTGGTAGAAGGGGATCCCGGCTTGTTTGAGGAAGCTCCGCGCTTCGGCCCCATCCCGGTTGGGCCAAGGAGGAATCAGGGTGAGCAACACTTTGTAGTGCTTTGCCCCCAATCGGTGCAGAGCCTCGGTGGTCAACATCAAAGCGTCCAAAGCCAAGGCATCGGGGGAGCAGGGCAAGACCAACAAATCACATCGCTGGGCCAGACTACGCAACTGCTCCGGGGTGGGGCGGGCGGGCGTATCGATCACCGTGTGCTGGAAACCAGCGGGGGTAGGCGTGCTGGGATCCCCGGCCAGCACTTTAATGGGAAATAGGGATCCCCGTTCTGCCCAGCGGGAGGCGGAGCGGTTTGGATCCGCATCGATCAGCAGAGCCGACTCAGGGGTGCCGTTGCTAGCCTCACCCCGCTCCTGTTGGAGGTAGAGGGCCAAATGCACCGCCGTGGTGGTTTTGCCCACACCGCCTTTGAACCCCAAGACCGCAATATTCATTCGGCCACACACGCTCCCATCCCGGTTTTACTGCCCAATTGCACAGGCGGCAAGAGGGAAGGGGTTGCGCATAGCCGCGCCGTCGGTTACGGCTTCTGGGTAGAACGGTGCCGCCCAGAAGCTTATGAAGTTTCCCTAGAGGCGCAATCGTTGGGATCCGCAAATGGGATATTGTAATGCTTGCTTTGGTTGAACGGCTGCGTGAGGCTGGGCTGCCGGGCATTTGGATCCCTAGCCGCTGCAAA containing:
- a CDS encoding NAD(P)/FAD-dependent oxidoreductase, translating into MAHVIVIGAGLGGLPTAYELRHRLPQGSHQVTLISNTPTFTFIPALPWVALGLKSLADIQVHLPQRVEKRGIRFVKGAVTDLQPQAHTLRVNGESLSYDYLVVATGADLALEAVPGLGPEQGFTQSVCTPHHAHWAQRAWADFLQQPGPLVVGAVPGASCFGPAYEFALLADWQLRQKGLRDQVPITFITPEPYAGHLGIGGMAHSAALVSRLMAQRQITVLENTAIARIEKNHLYLNHGEGIPFAYAMLLPPFRGAPFLRETPGLTDPQGFLPVTPTYQHPDFDTLYSVGVVSQLAPPEKTPLPVGVPKTGQMTEAMGIAVAHNIALRLGVLQGDPVAPTLEAICFADFGDTGILFLADPVLPVPELGHRRRAIALQGPWVSWMKTAFEQYFLAKMRWGWAVPWFERLSLRGVGLSLVEPLPKPVGGLTSPGV
- a CDS encoding efflux RND transporter periplasmic adaptor subunit, with the protein product MGFALLLLSVGGVGGWVLGSRTQSARTGVVPDAAVQEGVPLPFKTVAVNPQSVSSERILVGSLEAVESVSLSSRIVGRILEFPVQEGQRVAAGSLIARLDVSDVQAAWQQAQAQRQQAEAQLQQAQANRIAAQAGLKVAEALLHQTQAQKQEAEAELSEAQLHQQRMQGLQAEGAITQAQLDQASTRVAVILARIAQIEAGIQQAEQGIAQAQAQMAQAESGIPQAQAAIAQAQAVIDQSQANLEYGRLLAPFDGVITRKYAEVGSLAGPAQPLVHLESTERLRFSVTVPESQVSQIQVGQSVPIAFDSLNQTVEGTIQQIIPSADPVARTVVVKVDVPALTGGIPGLLGRLTVLGPTRQALLIPQESVVEQFGITGVYRWVAGKAVFTPVVIGSRYGNRVEIHAGIQPGEQVIQDATAVQIGSL
- a CDS encoding YccF domain-containing protein, which encodes MSLIGNIIWLIFGGFLTALGYILGGLSLCLTIIGIPFGWQSIKLGFAVLTPFGREVVEYPDANSPLLLIFNVIWLLLFGWPLVLNHLFWALILAVTIIGIPFAKQHMKLIILSLLPFGRDLR
- a CDS encoding ParA family protein is translated as MNIAVLGFKGGVGKTTTAVHLALYLQQERGEASNGTPESALLIDADPNRSASRWAERGSLFPIKVLAGDPSTPTPAGFQHTVIDTPARPTPEQLRSLAQRCDLLVLPCSPDALALDALMLTTEALHRLGAKHYKVLLTLIPPWPNRDGAEARSFLKQAGIPFYQNSIRRTVAFQRAALEGVCINEIPEARAKQAWSDYVAVGGEILS